A single region of the Salvia splendens isolate huo1 chromosome 18, SspV2, whole genome shotgun sequence genome encodes:
- the LOC121777118 gene encoding cyanate hydratase-like: MEAASLKARIVSELQAVKRRSGKTYGQIAEETGLTNVYVAQLLRRQAQLKPSTAPLLRAALPALTDDLLIEMFQPPLRSYDPNLIQDPTIYRLNEAVMHFGESIKEIINEDFGDGIMSAIDFYCSVDKVRGVDGKDRVVLTFDGKYLPHSEQISEHMVSRLKRQEQLDGKPKLS; the protein is encoded by the exons ATGGAAGCCGCGAGCTTGAAAGCGAGGATAGTCTCTGAGCTCCAAGCCGTTAAGCGGAGATCGGGCAAGACATACGGTCAGATTGCGGAAGAGACCGGCTTGACCAACGTCTACGTTGCTCAGCTCCTCCGCCGCCAAGCTCAGCTCAAGCCCTCCACCGCCCCTCTCCTCCGCGCCGCCCTCCCCGCTCTCACCGACGACCTCCTCATCGAAATGTTCCAACCTCCCCTTCGCTCTTACGACCCCAACTTAATTCAGGATCCTACTATTTATAG ATTGAATGAAGCTGTTATGCATTTCGGGGAGAGCATTAAAGAGATCATCAATGAAGATTTTGGCGATGGCAT AATGTCTGCCATCGACTTCTACTGCTCAGTCGACAAAGTTAGAGGTGTAGATGGAAAGGATCGTGTTGTTTTGACCTTTGATGGGAAGTATCTTCCACACAGTGAGCAG ATTAGCGAGCATATGGTATCAAGACTGAAAAGGCAAGAACAGCTAGATGGCAAGCCAAAGTTATCGTAA
- the LOC121777116 gene encoding uncharacterized protein LOC121777116, whose amino-acid sequence MSSASLATHLIASLFLCPLGLRRLLFSSSLYLNNPSLFRSRTWYLSESKWKNLDIYSLLILLPIASFSHTVFFLAFSETPAHKFSFLQQSVVVSLFWAILILIYVKESFDLFSVPDNLVFAFAAIAFLIDFYMTGTGLVGVGGWVYRILGYLTVLCAVCCVHLSVRPEAFFAEFLLSCGLLLKGSWVMQVGLSLYTDAFGLKGCGKIGRGEADVKCELDDDVWRGVALINLVFVGHVVVVMAIGFVSFGLLHRRKRGEGSVQGSESMLMHQLPEIEIE is encoded by the coding sequence ATGTCATCGGCATCGTTGGCTACCCATCTCATAGCCTCCCTCTTCCTCTGCCCTCTCGGCCTCCGCCGCCTcctcttctcctcctctctctacCTCAACAACCCCTCCCTCTTCCGATCAAGAACATGGTATCTCTCCGAATCCAAGTGGAAAAACCTCGACATCTACTCCCTCTTAATACTCCTCCCAATTGCCTCATTCTCCCACACCGTCTTCTTCCTCGCATTTTCAGAAACCCCAGCCCACAAATTCTCATTCTTGCAGCAGTCCGTCGTCGTTTCCCTCTTCTGGGCCATCTTGATTCTGATCTATGTCAAAGAAAGTTTCGATCTTTTCTCTGTACCCGACAATCTTGTATTCGCATTCGCTGCAATTGCATTTCTGATTGATTTTTACATGACTGGGACTGGGCTTGTTGGGGTTGGCGGTTGGGTGTATCGAATTCTAGGATATTTGACTGTTCTTTGCGCTGTGTGTTGTGTGCATTTGTCGGTTAGGCCGGAGGCTTTTTTTGCGGAGTTTTTGCTGTCGTGTGGGCTTCTTTTGAAGGGGAGTTGGGTGATGCAAGTAGGCCTTTCGTTGTATACTGATGCGTTTGGTTTGAAGGGATGTGGTAAGATTGGTAgaggggaggctgatgtcaagTGTGAGCTTGATGATGATGTTTGGAGGGGTGTGGCATTGATTAATTTGGTGTTTGTTGGGCATGTGGTTGTGGTTATGGCGATCGGCTTCGTGTCGTTTGGATTGCTGCATCGCAGGAAACGTGGCGAGGGGAGTGTGCAAGGGTCTGAAAGCATGCTTATGCATCAGCTTCCGGAAATTGAGATTGAATGA
- the LOC121777117 gene encoding clusterin-associated protein 1 homolog yields the protein MGCFVSCFGLKTKKKKKKTRKPSSLEQDSRSYVPLDSDLKQNLHSDTSQLKEEKPLVLKLKKKVRFNLNVKAYEPIPDDDEVEGGEETGLRYEEDVIASSYPASYRYHNCRYSDSEEDGDIDLDEDEDDDDDDDDFSSIQSDDIGSDNDVKNQDQESVGDLLQQATESRSDAGRYVSSVLCPVENLSQWRAVKAKAAIVQPKLQKENIILSATDPHSDSKRRSDVAVDASLSNWLSSLEMNPLVKSSGSGQRLDL from the exons ATGGGATGCTTTGTTTCATGCTTTGGACTCAaaaccaagaagaagaagaagaagaccaGAAAACCTTCTTCGCTTGAACAA GACAGCAGAAGCTATGTGCCTCTTGACTCTGATCTCAAACAAAACCTCCATTCTGATACATCTCAGCTCAA GGAGGAGAAGCCATTAGTACTCAAGCTTAAAAAGAAAGTGAGGTTCAATCTGAATGTCAAGGCTTACGAACCGATCCCTGATGACGATGAAGTCGAGGGGGGAGAAGAAACGGGCTTGCGCTACGAAGAGGATGTGATCGCGTCGTCCTACCCTGCAAGCTACAGATATCACAACTGCAGGTACAGCGACAGTGAAGAAGACGGGGACATAGATCTTGATGAAgatgaggatgatgatgatgatgatgacgacttTAGTAGCATTCAGAGTGATGATATTGGATCAGATAATGATGTTAAGAATCAGGATCAAGAAAGTGTAGGCGACTTACTGCAGCAGGCGACTGAATCAAGATCGGATGCTGGACGATATGTTTCTTCTGTGCTTTGTCCGGTTGAGAATTTATCTCAATGGAGAGCAGTGAAAGCCAAGGCCGCAATAGTGCAGCCGAAGCTGCAGAAGGAGAACATAATCCTCTCAGCCACGGATCCTCACTCTGACTCGAAAAGGAGAAGTGATGTTGCAGTTGATGCAAGTCTATCAAACTGGCTGAGCTCGTTGGAAATGAATCCTCTCGTCAAGAGCAGCGGTTCAGGTCAGAGATTAGACCTGTAA